The genome window CCGGGCGGCGAACGTCCTGCGCCAGTACGACGAGGACGAGGTCGCCGCCGTCTGGGAACGGCTGTGCGCCCTCCTCGAACCGGCCGCGCCCTCACCCCTCCCCGCTTCACCCCTCCCCTCATCCTCCTTCTCCGGGGGCTTTGGGGGCTCGGGGGGCTCGGGGGGCTCCGGAGGGCTGCTCGTCGAGGGCACCTGTGACGAGATCGGCCGTCGGCACGTCTGGGTCGCGCTCGGTCCGGAGGGCCCCCGCACGGTCACCTTCGCCACCCGGCTCGGCTCACTGGACCGCCCCTCCGACCTCGCCGAACGCCTCCCCAAGGCACTCATCCACCGCAACGTCCCCGGCGAACCGGTGCACACCTTCCTCCGCGACTTCGACCGCGCCTGGGCCGCCGCGGCGCCGTACGCCTCGTACGGCGCACGCCAGCGCTGGATCCGCACGGTCCGCACCCTCAGTACGGACTGGCCGGTCCGGGACGGGGTGAAGCGCTGGCGGCAGGGCGAAGTCACGGTGGCGTGGGAGGCGTTGGCACCGCGCCGCTGAGCGATGGAGGCCGTCGACTTCGTGACTCAGAGCGACGAAATAGCGACGGACGGGAACGATCGCCTCGGGCCGTTCGTCACACAGTCGGGGCCGATGTCACGCAGGTGAGAGCGGGAGAGAAACAAGGGGGAGCGAGGAGAAGTGAGTTCTTGCCCGCCTCTGTCGCATTCCGCGACGCCGTGACACGATCACCCGGGCACCGGCAAGTTACTGACGGTTAACTATTGCTGTTTCTATTGGGGTTGGGGGCAAGGGGTATGGGAGCCGGCAAGCGGAACCTGACCATGGCGGCCGTGGCCGTGGTCTGCGCGATGACGGTGCTGGGCGCACCGGTCCACGCGTACGCGAGCCAGACGAAACCGACCGAGCCGACCCCGAGCCCCTCGTCCTCCTCTTCACCGTCACCCTCACCGTCGCCCTTGTCCTCGCCCTCGTCCGCGTCGACGCCCGTGACGAACGAGGAGTTGGAGGCCGTACGCACCAAGCTGGAGGGCCTGTACCACGACGCGGCGGTCGCGACGGACGCGTACAACGCGGCCGAGGAGAGGGCCGACCAGCAGTCCGAGGAGCTCGTCGACCTGGCGCACGAGGTCGTCAAGGGCCAGCAGAAGCTGGACAAGTTGCAGGACCTCATCGGTGCCGCGGCCCGCGCGCAGTACCGCGGCGGCGGCCTTCCGCCCGAGGTGCAGCTGTGGCTGAGCGAGAACCCACAGGACTTCCTGGAGGGCGCGGACCGCCTGCGGCAGGGCCAGCTCGCGACCAAGGGGCTGCTCGCCGAAATGACGCGGACCCAGCAGGACTTGGAGCAGTACTCGAAGGACGCCTCCGCGCGCTGGGAGAAGCTGGAGGCGAACCGCAAGGCCAAGGAGAAGGCCAAGAAGAAGATCAAGAAGCAGATCGCCGCCGCGCAGGAGCTGGAAGCGCAGCTGGAGGACGACGAGCGGGAGCGGTTGGCGCAGCTGGAGGAGGAGGCCGCGCAGCAGTCGCAGGCCGCGTGGCTGGACTCCGGCATCCTCGACGAGATCAACGGCAAGGCGTCGCCGCAGGGCAAGAAGGCCGTGAAGTTCGCGACGGACCAGATAGGCAAGTGGTACGAGTGGGGCGCCGAGGGTCCCGACACATACGACTGCTCCGGCCTCACCAGCCAGGCGTGGGCCGCCGCCGGTCTGACCGTCCCCCGCACGTCCCAGGAGCAGTGGCGTCAGCTCAAGCACATCGACATCCAGGACATGCGCCCCGGCGACCTCATCATCTACAACGCCGACGCCAGCCATGTGGCCATGTACCTGGGCAACGGCTCGATGGTCCACGCCCCCCGACCGAACCGAAAGGTGACGATCGCGGGCGCGGGGACGATGCAGATCCTGGGGGTCGTACGACCGGATGCGTGATCGGGGTGGGCCGGGTGGGGTGGCCCGTCCGCGCGCTTGAGGCTGGGGTGGGGTGGCGGTTCGGGGCTTGAGGCCGGGGTGCGGTGACGGTTCGGGGCTTGAGGCCGGGGTGCGGTGACGGTTCGGGGCTTGAGGCCGGGGTGCGGTGACGGTTCGGGGCTTGAGGCCGGGGTGCGGTGACGGTTCGGGGCTTGAGGCCGGGGCGTGAGTTGAGGCCGGGGCCGGGGGTGTGGACGCGGGCCGGAGCGAGCCAGGGCTGTGACGTCAGCCGAGGCCGGGCGTACACCAGGGCTGAGCATCAGCCAAGGCTGAGGCGTCAGCCAAGGCCGAGGCGTCAGCCAAGGCCGAGGGCTTGAACAAGGCCTGGCGCGAGCCAGGGTGTGGCGTCGGCCGAGGCCGGGGCGCGAGCCAGGGTGTGGCGTCGGCCGAGGCCGGGGCGCGAGCCAGGGTGTGGCGTCGGCCGAGGCCGGGGCGCGAGCCAGGGTGTGGCGTCGGCCGAGGCCGGGGCACACACCCGGACCGGGGATGCGAACCAGGGTTGTGGCGTCAGCCGAGGCCAGGGCAGGCACCGGGCCGGGGCGCGAGCCAGGGCTGAGTCAACAGGCGAGGCTGGGCGTGAACCAAAGCTGGGGCTATGAGTCACAGCGGCGCCATGAGTCATGGCTCGGGACATGTGCCGGGGCCGGGGGCGTGAGCCCGTACGCGAGCGGGCGGGGTCGAAGGGGCGCAGCCCCTGGGGATGGGACGGGTAGGGGCGGCGGGGGCGAAATCTCCCAGCCTCAGCCCGACAAACATCGCAACTCACCCCAATCCCACCGCCACCCCGACCAAACCCGCCACCCACCCACAGCCACAGCCACACACCCACTCCACCCGACCTCGCCCCGCCCCCACCCGACCTCACCCCGCCCCACCCGCAACCCCCGGCCCCAGCCCCGGGTTGCCAGCCCCCAGCCCCCAACCCCAAGCCCCCAACCCCAGTCACCCACCCCCTCCCCAAGTGACCCACCCCACGTGACTCTCACCACCTTCACCACCCGGCTCAACCCTCACCGCGTGACATTCGTCATCCCAGGAGAAAGCCCCGCCATGTCCAAGTGCGGTACAGGATGCGGCATATGACGGCGGCCGTTTGCCGCCCGACGCCCCGCCGAGCATTCCGTTGCGGCGGCGCCGGGCGCTATGGTCCCCGTCGGTGGGTCGAGGTCCCTCGCCCCACCATGCCCTCGGGGGGAGGGAAGGAACCCAACACGATGCCCGTACCCGTACCGCGGCAGAGAGCGATCCCGGCCGCGGAAAGTGGTCAGGCGCACGCCGTGTCCGCACCCAGCGGACCGTCCGGAGAGGGGGCGGCCATGAACGCCTCGGCCCTGGCCCCTGCAGACAACTCCACACCCCGGCCCGGCCCCACCGGCGACCGCGCCCCGGGCCCGACAGGCCTGGGCCCGACAGGCCTGGGCCCGACAGGCCTGGGCCCGACCGGACCCACCGGTCAGACCGGTCCGACCGCGCAGCCCGGCGGCCCCACCAACCTCACGGTCCTCCTCATCGAGGACGACCCGGCGGGTTCCCTCAACGTGCCCGAACTGCTCGACTCCGCGGGCAAGCCGATCCGCGTCCGCACCGCCCGCAACCTCACCGAGGCCCAGCGGCTGCTGACCGACGACGTCAACTGCATCCTGCTGGACCTGGCACTCCCGGCCCCGGCCCGCCCCACCACCGCGACGGACCCCGACGCGGACACCGAGACGGCCGACGGCCCGGACGACGAACTCGCCGTCCTCAAGCACGTACTGGAGCTGGCCCCCCGCCACGCCGTCCTCGCCCTCACCGACTCGGGCGACGCCGAACGCGGCACGGAGGCGGTACGGGTCGGCGCCCAGGACTACCTCTTCCGGGACGAAGTGGACGGCCGTCTGCTGAGCCGCGCGATCCGCTACGCGGTGGAGCGCAAGCGGTCGGACACTGCCGAGCGCCGACTCACGGAGTCCAAGCTGCGCGCCCAGGAGAACGCCCGTCTGGAGCGCGGCCTGCTGCCGACGCCCCTGCTGGAGGGCTCGTCCCTGCGGTTCGCCGCCCGCTACCGACCCGGCCGTTCGCGCGCCCTGCTCGGCGGCGACTTCTACGACACCGTCCGCACCCCGGACGGCACCGTGCACGTCATGATCGGCGATGTCTGCGGGCACGGCCCCGACGAGGCGGCGCTCGGAGTGGAGCTGCGGATCGCCTGGCGGGCGCTGACGTTCGCGGGGCTGTGCGGCGACGAGCTGCTGTCCACACTCCAGCGCGTCCTGGAGCACGAGCGCGAGAGCGACGAGATCTTCGCGACGCTCTGCACGGTCGACATCGCGCCCGACGGCCGCCGCGCGGGCCTCTGCCTGGCCGGCCACCCGGCCCCGCTGATCGTCCGCCACGGCCGCAACGGCCGGCCCACCCCGCCGGCCGAGCTGCTGCCGTACGACAACGGCGGTCCCGCCCTCGGCCTGCTCCCGAACGCCCGCTGGCCGCGCACCCAGATCGAACTGGGCGCCGCCTGGAGTCTGATGCTCTACACCGACGGCCTGATAGAGGGCCGGATCGGCCAGGGCAAAGAGCGGCTGGGCCAGGACGGCATGGTGGAGATGGTCCGCCGCCAGCTCGCCGAGGGCCTGCGCGGCGAGGACCTGCTGCGCGCGGCGGTGAGCGAGGTCCGCGACCTCAACGGCGGCGAACTGACCGACGACGTGGCGGTCCTCCTACTGGACCGCGAAGCCTGACCGGAGCAGGTCTGGGCCGTCAGCTGGGCACCGGCCGGCTGAGCAGCCCTCGGCCCTCGGCCTCGCCGGGGTCACCGACCGCCGTTGTACGGCCCGTACGGACCGTCGCTGCTGGAGCCGCGGCGCCCGCCGCCGCCCCCGCCACCGGAGACCTGCTTGACCGCGGGCCGCACATCCACGATGTAGACGATGCTCGCGATGACGCCGATGATCGGCAGGAACGACAGGATCGAGAACAGCCAGCTCACGATGAGGGCGATCCCGAGGATGATCAGCCAGAACACCTTGGTCTGCTTGTCCGCCGCACGGAACGCGTCCTCACGCCGGAACGCGGCGTCGAACAGCCCGAACGCGGCGAGAGCCATCAGGACGATCTTCAGAAGTCCCAGGAACCCCGCGAAGCCCGTCATCAGCATGCCGCCCACACCACCCGTTCCATTCGCATTCGCTCTTTCGACGTCCGGTTTCCGATCTTCCGATCTTCCGATCTTCCGGCCGCCAGGCTCCTACGCGGCCACCGTACCCGTAGAACGGGCCGGCCACCCCAAAGGTGCCCGGCCCGTCTCCGTACCGTGAGGTGTCACGCGACCACGTCGCGCATACCCCAGATACCCCAGATACCTCCGATATACGCGATGTACGCAATCCATGGGAGGCACCGCACGGGCACCTCTCGCTCTGTCACCGACCTCGCCGTCGGCTATGTCGCCCACGCGGAAGCGCGTCCTGCCGCTTACTTGGCAGGCGGGGTGGTCTTCTTCGCGGTCGTGGTCTTGCGGGCCGGGGCCTTCTTCGGCGCGGGCTTCTTCGCCGCGGCGGGGGCGGGCGCGGCCTGGGCCGGGACCGGCTTCACGGCCGGCTCGTCCTTGACCTCGACCGGCTGGGTCTTCGGCTCGACGGCGATCGCCAGCTCCTCGATCTCCTCCGCGGCCTCGCCACGCCAGGTCTTCACGGCCTGCTCACCGTGCTCGGCGACCTTCTCGTACGTCTCCCGGGCCTTGACCGCGTACTCGGCGGCGACGCCGACGCTGCGCAGCGCGAGGTCCTGAGCGGTCT of Streptomyces phaeolivaceus contains these proteins:
- a CDS encoding DUF2516 family protein — its product is MGGMLMTGFAGFLGLLKIVLMALAAFGLFDAAFRREDAFRAADKQTKVFWLIILGIALIVSWLFSILSFLPIIGVIASIVYIVDVRPAVKQVSGGGGGGGRRGSSSDGPYGPYNGGR
- a CDS encoding response regulator, producing the protein MPVPVPRQRAIPAAESGQAHAVSAPSGPSGEGAAMNASALAPADNSTPRPGPTGDRAPGPTGLGPTGLGPTGLGPTGPTGQTGPTAQPGGPTNLTVLLIEDDPAGSLNVPELLDSAGKPIRVRTARNLTEAQRLLTDDVNCILLDLALPAPARPTTATDPDADTETADGPDDELAVLKHVLELAPRHAVLALTDSGDAERGTEAVRVGAQDYLFRDEVDGRLLSRAIRYAVERKRSDTAERRLTESKLRAQENARLERGLLPTPLLEGSSLRFAARYRPGRSRALLGGDFYDTVRTPDGTVHVMIGDVCGHGPDEAALGVELRIAWRALTFAGLCGDELLSTLQRVLEHERESDEIFATLCTVDIAPDGRRAGLCLAGHPAPLIVRHGRNGRPTPPAELLPYDNGGPALGLLPNARWPRTQIELGAAWSLMLYTDGLIEGRIGQGKERLGQDGMVEMVRRQLAEGLRGEDLLRAAVSEVRDLNGGELTDDVAVLLLDREA
- a CDS encoding class I SAM-dependent methyltransferase, which encodes MARPVGTVTRGTTNPNRLRRMDRWIAATHGAELRRAATPLAVDLGYGAAPWTAVELLRRLRATAPRTQVVGVEIDPARVTAAKPYECEGLTFRHGGFEVPVPGRPTLIRAANVLRQYDEDEVAAVWERLCALLEPAAPSPLPASPLPSSSFSGGFGGSGGSGGSGGLLVEGTCDEIGRRHVWVALGPEGPRTVTFATRLGSLDRPSDLAERLPKALIHRNVPGEPVHTFLRDFDRAWAAAAPYASYGARQRWIRTVRTLSTDWPVRDGVKRWRQGEVTVAWEALAPRR
- a CDS encoding C40 family peptidase — translated: MGAGKRNLTMAAVAVVCAMTVLGAPVHAYASQTKPTEPTPSPSSSSSPSPSPSPLSSPSSASTPVTNEELEAVRTKLEGLYHDAAVATDAYNAAEERADQQSEELVDLAHEVVKGQQKLDKLQDLIGAAARAQYRGGGLPPEVQLWLSENPQDFLEGADRLRQGQLATKGLLAEMTRTQQDLEQYSKDASARWEKLEANRKAKEKAKKKIKKQIAAAQELEAQLEDDERERLAQLEEEAAQQSQAAWLDSGILDEINGKASPQGKKAVKFATDQIGKWYEWGAEGPDTYDCSGLTSQAWAAAGLTVPRTSQEQWRQLKHIDIQDMRPGDLIIYNADASHVAMYLGNGSMVHAPRPNRKVTIAGAGTMQILGVVRPDA